A region from the Prevotella melaninogenica genome encodes:
- a CDS encoding FKBP-type peptidyl-prolyl cis-trans isomerase, with product MKKTYLLAAMAIVAAGFTACGNSAPKEDLKSDVDSLSYAFGVDQGQSVKQYLQQMQIDTAYIDEFIKGMNDGAQNADDKKRAAYNAGIGVGMQMNMIIKNQINRQIFGEDSTKTISLNNFLSGFAASAKGKGQKMTVEQAREVEQKTAKAIQMKAAEKTYGANKKKSDAYMAANAKKEGVKTLGKGVQVKELKAGSGATPKASDVVKINYVGKTIDGKVFDQRNDATMPVGGVIPGFTEALTKMPVGAKWEITIPYSAGYGAEQPSPDLKPFSTLIFTVELLGIEKAPQGTPAMPQGHPGM from the coding sequence ATGAAGAAAACGTATTTATTAGCCGCTATGGCTATTGTAGCTGCAGGCTTCACAGCTTGTGGTAATTCAGCTCCAAAGGAGGATTTGAAGTCTGATGTTGACTCTTTGAGCTATGCTTTCGGCGTTGATCAGGGTCAGAGTGTAAAGCAGTATCTCCAGCAGATGCAGATTGATACAGCTTACATTGATGAGTTTATCAAAGGTATGAACGATGGTGCGCAGAATGCTGATGATAAGAAGCGTGCTGCTTACAATGCAGGTATTGGCGTTGGTATGCAGATGAACATGATCATTAAAAATCAGATCAATCGTCAAATCTTCGGTGAAGACTCTACAAAGACCATTTCTTTGAATAACTTCCTCTCTGGTTTCGCTGCAAGTGCAAAGGGTAAAGGTCAGAAGATGACTGTTGAGCAGGCTCGTGAAGTTGAGCAGAAGACCGCAAAGGCTATTCAGATGAAGGCTGCTGAGAAGACTTATGGTGCTAATAAGAAGAAGAGTGATGCTTACATGGCTGCCAACGCTAAGAAGGAAGGTGTAAAGACTCTTGGTAAGGGAGTACAGGTAAAGGAGCTGAAGGCTGGCTCTGGTGCTACACCAAAGGCTTCTGATGTTGTTAAGATTAACTATGTAGGTAAGACGATTGATGGTAAGGTTTTCGATCAGCGTAATGATGCAACTATGCCTGTAGGTGGTGTTATCCCAGGTTTCACAGAGGCTTTGACAAAGATGCCTGTTGGTGCTAAGTGGGAGATTACTATTCCTTATAGCGCAGGTTACGGAGCTGAGCAGCCAAGTCCAGACCTCAAGCCATTCTCAACACTCATATTTACTGTTGAGTTGCTCGGCATTGAGAAGGCGCCACAGGGTACTCCAGCTATGCCTCAGGGTCATCCAGGTATGTAA
- a CDS encoding FKBP-type peptidyl-prolyl cis-trans isomerase, with protein sequence MDKLSYALGIGIGSQLAGMGAKELNIDDFAQAIKDVISGSELKVDNAEAQTLVQNFFQEQEAKQQAAAAEAGKAAKVAGEAFLAENGKKEGVVTLPSGLQYQVLKEGNGKKPSATDKVVCHYEGTLIDGTVFDSSYQRNQPATFGLNQVIPGWTEGVQFMQEGAKYRFFIPYKLAYGERGAGAQIPPFAALVFDVELIEVK encoded by the coding sequence ATGGACAAATTAAGCTACGCACTGGGAATCGGTATCGGTTCACAGCTCGCAGGAATGGGCGCAAAGGAACTGAATATTGACGACTTCGCACAGGCTATCAAGGATGTTATTTCAGGTTCAGAACTGAAAGTTGACAATGCAGAAGCCCAGACACTCGTACAAAACTTCTTCCAAGAGCAGGAAGCTAAGCAGCAGGCTGCTGCCGCTGAGGCTGGTAAGGCAGCAAAGGTTGCTGGTGAGGCTTTCCTTGCAGAGAATGGCAAGAAGGAGGGTGTTGTAACCTTGCCATCAGGTTTGCAGTATCAGGTGTTGAAAGAGGGCAATGGTAAGAAGCCTTCTGCAACAGACAAAGTAGTATGTCATTATGAAGGAACACTGATTGATGGTACTGTTTTTGACAGTTCTTATCAGCGCAATCAGCCAGCTACATTCGGCTTGAATCAGGTTATCCCAGGTTGGACGGAGGGTGTTCAGTTCATGCAGGAAGGTGCTAAGTATCGCTTCTTCATCCCTTATAAGCTTGCATATGGTGAGCGCGGTGCGGGTGCACAGATACCTCCATTCGCAGCTCTTGTCTTCGACGTAGAGTTGATTGAGGTAAAGTAA